A region from the Triticum urartu cultivar G1812 chromosome 1, Tu2.1, whole genome shotgun sequence genome encodes:
- the LOC125506229 gene encoding cyanate hydratase-like: protein MEESGASAAAVVPRLLAAKEESGKSFSDIAAETGLTNVYVAQLLRRQAQLKPDMAPAFRAAVPALTDELVELMMRPPFRSYHPHIVHEPAIYRLNEAVMHFGESIKEIINEDFGDGIMSAIDFYCSVDKIQGADGKDRVVVTFDGKYLPYTEQRSEHMMSRLNRNAS from the exons ATGGAGGAGAGCGGCGCGAGCGCGGCGGCCGTAGTCCCTCGGCTGTTGGCGGCCAAGGAGGAGTCCGGGAAAAGCTTCTCCGACATCGCGGCCGAGACAGGGCTCACCAACGTCTACGTCGCGCAGCTGCTGCGCCGCCAGGCGCAGCTCAAGCCCGACATGGCGCCCGCGTTCCGGGCGGCCGTCCCGGCGCTCACCGACGAGCTCGTGGAGCTCATGATGCGGCCGCCTTTCCGGTCCTACCACCCGCACATCGTCCACGAGCCCGCCATATACAG ATTGAATGAAGCTGTTATGCATTTTGGAGAGAGCATCAAGGAGATCATCAATGAGGATTTTGGTGATGGAAT CATGTCGGCTATAGACTTCTACTGTTCAGTTGACAAGATTCAAGGGGCTGATGGAAAAGATCGTGTGGTGGTCACATTTGATGGGAAGTATCTGCCTTACACCGAGCAG agatctgaacatatgatgtCAAGATTGAACCGGAATGCATCTTGA
- the LOC125506240 gene encoding DExH-box ATP-dependent RNA helicase DExH1 isoform X1 has translation MLLHSSGCRGSLLFRSGFPFPATTTRRNLRALTTAAATPNMYRGGRGGGTNSQRGRGRGRGGGGRGGRGGGGGGRGEQRWWDPQWRAERLRQMASEVEKVDEHEWWNTIGQLREGSQQELVVKKNFGRDGQNTLAHIAQRHGLYFNAYNKGKTLVFSKVPLPDYRADLDERHGSSQNEIKMSNETERRVENLLSRAQSNNNASASTSTVSMRQSLPSTSTAVAESTTYVDKQKLSFQLRDMQRSKKMMPSARSMQSFREKLPAFKAREEFLKAVAANQVLVISGETGCGKTTQLPQFILEEEIDNLRGADCSIICTQPRRISAISVAARVGSERGEELGETVGYQIRLESKRSTQTRLLFCTTGVLLRKLVQEPDLVGVSHLLVDEIHERGMNEDFLIIILRDLLPRRPDLRLVLMSATINAELFSKYFGDAPIMHIPGFTFPVAELFLEDILEKTQYKIKSERDNFQGNSRKKRLASVKNDPLADVFQDVDINKEYGNYSITTRQSLEAWSVTELDLSLVEGTIEYICRHEGEGAILVFLTGWDEISKLLDKIKGNNLLGNSNKFLVLPLHGSMPTVNQREIFDRAPANMRKIVLATNIAESSITIDDVVYVIDCGKAKETSYDALNKLACLLPSWISKASAHQRRGRAGRVQPGVCYRLYPKVIHDAMPQFQLPEILRTPLQELCLTIKSLQLGAVASFLAKSLQPPDPLSVKNAIELLKTIGALDDLEELTYLGRHLCTLPLDPNIGKMLLIGSVFQCLDPALTIAAALAYRNPFVLPIDRKEEADAVKRSFAGDSCSDHIALLKAFEAWKEAKRSGRERSFCWENFLSPMTLKMMDDMRNQFFDLLSDIGFVSKTRGVKAYNHYGKDLEMVSAVLCAGLYPNVIQCKRRGKRTAFYTKDVGKVDIHPSSVNAGVQQFPLPYLVYSEKVKTASIYVRDSTNISDYALLLFGGSLSPSNTGEGIEMLAGYLHFSAPKRIIELIQRLRGELDKLLQRKIEEPALDIFSEGKGVVAAAIELLHSQNIYH, from the exons ATGCTCCTCCACTCTTCCGGTTGCCGCGGCAGTCTCCTGTTCCGCAGCGGCTTCCCCTTCCCGGCCACCACCACCCGCAGAAACCTAAGGGCGCTCACAACCGCAGCAGCTACTCCCAACATGTATcgcggcgggcgcggcggcggcacCAACTCCCAGCGTGGTCgcgggcgcgggcgcggcggcggaggcagaggaggccgtggcggcggcggcgggggccgTGGTGAGCAGAGATGGTGGGATCCGCAGTGGCGCGCCGAGCGGCTGCGGCAGATGGCCTCAGAG GTGGAAAAGGTTGATGAGCATGAGTGGTGGAATACGATTGGGCAATTAAGAGAAGGATCTCAGCAGGAGTTAGTAGTCAAGAAGAATTTCGGACGTGATGGACAGAATACACTTGCACATATTGCTCAGAGACACGGCCTTTACTT CAATGCATACAACAAAGGGAAGACACTTGTTTTTAGCAAAGTGCCACTGCCTGATTACCGAGCAGATCTTGATGAGAGGCATGGATCATCACAAAACGAG ATTAAGATGTCCAATGAGACAGAGAGACGAGTGGAAAACCTTTTATCCAGGGCACAGTCAAATAACAATGCTTCTGCTAGCACATCCACTGTCTCAATGAGGCAATCTTTGCCCAGCACATCCACGGCAGTAGCTGAATCAACAACATATGTTGATAAACAGAAGCTAAGTTTTCAGCTTAGAGATATGCAGAGATCAAAAAAG ATGATGCCAAGTGCTAGATCAATGCAGTCTTTCAGGGAAAAATTACCAGCATTCAAAGCGAGAGAGGAGTTTTTGAAAGCAGTAGCAGCTAATCAG GTTTTGGTCATATCTGGTGAGACAGGTTGTGGTAAAACAACACAGCTTCCGCAGTTCATACTAGAAGAGGAGATAGATAACCTTCGTGGTGCTGATTGCAGTATAATATGTACTCAACCCCGCCGTATATCTGCCATATCGGTTGCAGCACGTGTAGGATCTGAGAGAGGTGAAGAGCTTGGTGAGACTGTTGGATACCAGATTCGCCTTGAATCAAAACGTTCCACACAAACACGACTGCTCTTCTGCACGACAGGAGTTTTGCTTAGAAAACTG gttcaggagccagacTTAGTTGGTGTAAGTCATTTACTAGTTGACGAAATTCATGAACGTGGCATGAATGAAGATTTTCTCATCATCATTTTACGCGACCTTCTGCCAAGGCGTCCTGACCTTCGTCTTGTATTGATGAGTGCAACAATAAATGCTGAACTATTTTCCAAATACTTTGGAGATGCCCCAATTATGCATATTCCG GGTTTCACTTTTCCTGTTGCCGAGTTATTTCTGGAAGATATTTTGGAAAAGACCCAATACAAAATCAAGTCTGAACGTGATAATTTTCAAGGAAATTCAAGAAAAAAGAGACTTGCTTCAGTTAAGAATGATCCATTGGCTGATGTTTTCCAG GATGTCGACATTAATAAGGAGTACGGAAACTATAGCATTACAACAAGGCAGTCCCTTGAAGCTTGGTCTGTCACTGAACTGGATTTGAGCCTT GTGGAAGGTACGATTGAGTATATCTGTCGTCATGAAGGAGAAGGTGCAATCCTTGTATTCCTTACTGGTTGGGACGAAATTTCAAAACTTTTGGACAAGATTAAAGGGAATAATCTGCTTGGCAATTCCAATAAGTTCCTAGTTCTCCCACTGCATGGCTCTATGCCAACTGTTAATCAGCGTGAAATTTTTGACAGAGCACCAGCTAATATGAG AAAAATTGTTCTGGCGACAAATATTGCAGAAAGCAGTATTACAATAGATGATGTTGTGTATGTAATTGATTGTGGTAAAGCGAAGGAGACAAGTTATGATGCCTTGAATAAGCTAGCATGCCTTCTACCATCGTGGATATCAAAAGCCTCTGCTCATCAG AGGCGAGGCCGTGCAGGCCGTGTTCAGCCAGGTGTTTGCTATAGGTTGTACCCGAAAGTCATTCATGATGCCATGCCTCAGTTTCAGCTGCCTGAAATTCTTAGGACTCCACTGCAAGAACTGTGCCTTACTATCAAAAGCTTACAGCTTGGAGCAGTCGCTTCTTTCTTAGCCAAGTCACTGCAACCCCCAGATCCGCTTTCTGTTAAGAATGCAATTGAGCTTCTGAAAACCATTGGAGCGCTGGATGACTTGGAGGAGCTCACTTATTTAG GACGACATCTATGTACACtaccactggatccaaacattgGAAAGATGCTGCTCATTGGATCCGTCTTCCAGTGCCTGGATCCTGCATTAACAATCGCTGCTGCTCTTGCTTATCGTAATCCATTTGTGCTCCCAATAGATAGAAAAGAAGAAGCAGATGCTGTCAAAAGATCATTTGCTGGTGACTCCTGCAG TGATCACATTGCCCTTCTTAAGGCATTTGAAGCATGGAAGGAAGCAAAACGCAGTGGAAGGGAGCGTTCTTTCTGTTGGGAAAATTTTCTGTCTCCTATGACCCTGAAGATGATGGATGACATGCGAAATCAATTTTTTGATCTACTTTCTGATATTGGATTTGTTAGCAAGACAAGAGGAGTGAAG GCATATAACCATTATGGCAAGGATCTGGAGATGGTTTCCGCTGTTTTATGTGCTGGGCTTTACCCAAATGTCATACAGTGCAAAAGACGGGGCAAGAGGACAGCATTCTACACCAAAGATGTCGGAAAGGTGGACATTCACCCATCATCAGTCAATGCAGGAGTGCAGCAATTCCCATTGCCTTATCTGGTTTACAGCGAGAAGGTGAAAACTGCTAGCATTTATGTGAGGGACTCCACAAACATATCAGATTATGCTCTTCTACTTTTTGGTGGTTCCTTAAGTCCAAGTAACACCGGAGAAGGCATCGAGATGCTTGCGGGGTATCTTCATTTCTCTGCACCAAAGCGTATCATAGAGTTGATCCAG AGATTAAGAGGTGAATTGGACAAACTCCTTCAGAGGAAGATTGAGGAACCTGCACTTGACATCTTTTCGGAAGGGAAAGGGGTTGTGGCTGCGGCCATAGAACTGTTGCACAGTCAAAACATTTACCACTAG
- the LOC125506240 gene encoding DExH-box ATP-dependent RNA helicase DExH1 isoform X2 — protein sequence MDRIHLHILLRDTAFTYSNAYNKGKTLVFSKVPLPDYRADLDERHGSSQNEIKMSNETERRVENLLSRAQSNNNASASTSTVSMRQSLPSTSTAVAESTTYVDKQKLSFQLRDMQRSKKMMPSARSMQSFREKLPAFKAREEFLKAVAANQVLVISGETGCGKTTQLPQFILEEEIDNLRGADCSIICTQPRRISAISVAARVGSERGEELGETVGYQIRLESKRSTQTRLLFCTTGVLLRKLVQEPDLVGVSHLLVDEIHERGMNEDFLIIILRDLLPRRPDLRLVLMSATINAELFSKYFGDAPIMHIPGFTFPVAELFLEDILEKTQYKIKSERDNFQGNSRKKRLASVKNDPLADVFQDVDINKEYGNYSITTRQSLEAWSVTELDLSLVEGTIEYICRHEGEGAILVFLTGWDEISKLLDKIKGNNLLGNSNKFLVLPLHGSMPTVNQREIFDRAPANMRKIVLATNIAESSITIDDVVYVIDCGKAKETSYDALNKLACLLPSWISKASAHQRRGRAGRVQPGVCYRLYPKVIHDAMPQFQLPEILRTPLQELCLTIKSLQLGAVASFLAKSLQPPDPLSVKNAIELLKTIGALDDLEELTYLGRHLCTLPLDPNIGKMLLIGSVFQCLDPALTIAAALAYRNPFVLPIDRKEEADAVKRSFAGDSCSDHIALLKAFEAWKEAKRSGRERSFCWENFLSPMTLKMMDDMRNQFFDLLSDIGFVSKTRGVKAYNHYGKDLEMVSAVLCAGLYPNVIQCKRRGKRTAFYTKDVGKVDIHPSSVNAGVQQFPLPYLVYSEKVKTASIYVRDSTNISDYALLLFGGSLSPSNTGEGIEMLAGYLHFSAPKRIIELIQRLRGELDKLLQRKIEEPALDIFSEGKGVVAAAIELLHSQNIYH from the exons ATGGACAGAATACACTTGCACATATTGCTCAGAGACACGGCCTTTACTT ATAGCAATGCATACAACAAAGGGAAGACACTTGTTTTTAGCAAAGTGCCACTGCCTGATTACCGAGCAGATCTTGATGAGAGGCATGGATCATCACAAAACGAG ATTAAGATGTCCAATGAGACAGAGAGACGAGTGGAAAACCTTTTATCCAGGGCACAGTCAAATAACAATGCTTCTGCTAGCACATCCACTGTCTCAATGAGGCAATCTTTGCCCAGCACATCCACGGCAGTAGCTGAATCAACAACATATGTTGATAAACAGAAGCTAAGTTTTCAGCTTAGAGATATGCAGAGATCAAAAAAG ATGATGCCAAGTGCTAGATCAATGCAGTCTTTCAGGGAAAAATTACCAGCATTCAAAGCGAGAGAGGAGTTTTTGAAAGCAGTAGCAGCTAATCAG GTTTTGGTCATATCTGGTGAGACAGGTTGTGGTAAAACAACACAGCTTCCGCAGTTCATACTAGAAGAGGAGATAGATAACCTTCGTGGTGCTGATTGCAGTATAATATGTACTCAACCCCGCCGTATATCTGCCATATCGGTTGCAGCACGTGTAGGATCTGAGAGAGGTGAAGAGCTTGGTGAGACTGTTGGATACCAGATTCGCCTTGAATCAAAACGTTCCACACAAACACGACTGCTCTTCTGCACGACAGGAGTTTTGCTTAGAAAACTG gttcaggagccagacTTAGTTGGTGTAAGTCATTTACTAGTTGACGAAATTCATGAACGTGGCATGAATGAAGATTTTCTCATCATCATTTTACGCGACCTTCTGCCAAGGCGTCCTGACCTTCGTCTTGTATTGATGAGTGCAACAATAAATGCTGAACTATTTTCCAAATACTTTGGAGATGCCCCAATTATGCATATTCCG GGTTTCACTTTTCCTGTTGCCGAGTTATTTCTGGAAGATATTTTGGAAAAGACCCAATACAAAATCAAGTCTGAACGTGATAATTTTCAAGGAAATTCAAGAAAAAAGAGACTTGCTTCAGTTAAGAATGATCCATTGGCTGATGTTTTCCAG GATGTCGACATTAATAAGGAGTACGGAAACTATAGCATTACAACAAGGCAGTCCCTTGAAGCTTGGTCTGTCACTGAACTGGATTTGAGCCTT GTGGAAGGTACGATTGAGTATATCTGTCGTCATGAAGGAGAAGGTGCAATCCTTGTATTCCTTACTGGTTGGGACGAAATTTCAAAACTTTTGGACAAGATTAAAGGGAATAATCTGCTTGGCAATTCCAATAAGTTCCTAGTTCTCCCACTGCATGGCTCTATGCCAACTGTTAATCAGCGTGAAATTTTTGACAGAGCACCAGCTAATATGAG AAAAATTGTTCTGGCGACAAATATTGCAGAAAGCAGTATTACAATAGATGATGTTGTGTATGTAATTGATTGTGGTAAAGCGAAGGAGACAAGTTATGATGCCTTGAATAAGCTAGCATGCCTTCTACCATCGTGGATATCAAAAGCCTCTGCTCATCAG AGGCGAGGCCGTGCAGGCCGTGTTCAGCCAGGTGTTTGCTATAGGTTGTACCCGAAAGTCATTCATGATGCCATGCCTCAGTTTCAGCTGCCTGAAATTCTTAGGACTCCACTGCAAGAACTGTGCCTTACTATCAAAAGCTTACAGCTTGGAGCAGTCGCTTCTTTCTTAGCCAAGTCACTGCAACCCCCAGATCCGCTTTCTGTTAAGAATGCAATTGAGCTTCTGAAAACCATTGGAGCGCTGGATGACTTGGAGGAGCTCACTTATTTAG GACGACATCTATGTACACtaccactggatccaaacattgGAAAGATGCTGCTCATTGGATCCGTCTTCCAGTGCCTGGATCCTGCATTAACAATCGCTGCTGCTCTTGCTTATCGTAATCCATTTGTGCTCCCAATAGATAGAAAAGAAGAAGCAGATGCTGTCAAAAGATCATTTGCTGGTGACTCCTGCAG TGATCACATTGCCCTTCTTAAGGCATTTGAAGCATGGAAGGAAGCAAAACGCAGTGGAAGGGAGCGTTCTTTCTGTTGGGAAAATTTTCTGTCTCCTATGACCCTGAAGATGATGGATGACATGCGAAATCAATTTTTTGATCTACTTTCTGATATTGGATTTGTTAGCAAGACAAGAGGAGTGAAG GCATATAACCATTATGGCAAGGATCTGGAGATGGTTTCCGCTGTTTTATGTGCTGGGCTTTACCCAAATGTCATACAGTGCAAAAGACGGGGCAAGAGGACAGCATTCTACACCAAAGATGTCGGAAAGGTGGACATTCACCCATCATCAGTCAATGCAGGAGTGCAGCAATTCCCATTGCCTTATCTGGTTTACAGCGAGAAGGTGAAAACTGCTAGCATTTATGTGAGGGACTCCACAAACATATCAGATTATGCTCTTCTACTTTTTGGTGGTTCCTTAAGTCCAAGTAACACCGGAGAAGGCATCGAGATGCTTGCGGGGTATCTTCATTTCTCTGCACCAAAGCGTATCATAGAGTTGATCCAG AGATTAAGAGGTGAATTGGACAAACTCCTTCAGAGGAAGATTGAGGAACCTGCACTTGACATCTTTTCGGAAGGGAAAGGGGTTGTGGCTGCGGCCATAGAACTGTTGCACAGTCAAAACATTTACCACTAG